The sequence below is a genomic window from Cicer arietinum cultivar CDC Frontier isolate Library 1 chromosome 6, Cicar.CDCFrontier_v2.0, whole genome shotgun sequence.
GCAAATTAACTCTCTGGCAAGCATATTAATCACAACCTGTTTTATGTTCTATAAGACATATAGCTAATGTAACTTAGGACCCCACAAACGCGTAACAATGTTGACAACCGTATATAACAACAACATCGTATGTGAATTGTGAGGTGAGGCAGAGACAAAGAGTTGGCATTACATGGAAGGAAGTAAAGGACaacttttaatttgaaaactgCACGATCCGAAAATTTTGGAAACAAAGCTAACACCACGTAAACATAAaccaatattattatttagtttacATCATCAACACACAACTTCAAAACCACTCTAAATTTTAACAATAGCATCATAAATAGAAATTCGGATTCATATAGTGATCCAATCACCATAgttcaacataaataaatattacatctGTGTCTCTGATTATAagtataatttaagaaaaaaatgtctctaaatataaatattttttcaatttgttaGGTACATTTCttttcttcacatatatttcttcttaatattatttatttcttggaatataaaaaattaagtttaaaatacaaggattattttaaaaaaattaactatcaAAATGAATACATTAATTACATTGCCAATTTTTCTTATTAAGAATGAAAAAAgtaaaatgtttataaaaaatatcgaAGATAGTATAAGTCAGAAATTTAAGACATCTATATTTATTGAGTTTAATGGCTATGAAAAGTTACtgtaaaacaattttacactatcatttaattaaaaactattattttttcataccgtattatcaattttaaaataatcatacaaaaataaattgatgtgacaaaataataaatttgcgctatattaatataaaactcCTTTACACTAATATTAATACTAGTAGTCTTTAAATCCATATTTATTTCTTGAATTCATACTGAAAAATAACTGAATCACAGTGTCAATCGTTAGAAAAATAATACTACTAGTATTATTTACTGAGAGCAACTTTAATTATTGTTAAagtttctaataataataataataataattccaCCAAACCAATCACTTGAATAAGGTAATCACATGGCTTTCATTAAagtgattttaattaaatctaATGCTTTAAAAAGTGGGAAAGAGAGAGACCTTTTTGTTTTGGTAGCTCTCATCTAAGTCTTAGTTAGGGGCCTATGCATAGAATAAATTAAGAATCCATGAAAGACACAGAAACaacaaagagagaaaaacaaagtAAGAACTAAAAGTAGAAAAGAGTTGATTAGTTGAAAGTGTTTGTCTGACAGTGCATAACACCTAGTGGTAGGCAGCTTTCCTTTTTTGTTCTCTTTTCTAACTTGCTAATGCTTTCCAAAGAATAACACCAACTTATGGGGAACATAATCTTCACTGGGACTTCCTTTTTCCattattaagtaaaaattaatatatttaatattaatttaaaattaaatacattaaattttaaattattatttttgtttattttcacttcaaaataatactttcattcaataataattcatttatttgtaagaaattatttaaaaataaactatcttttttatttttaatatatttgatataccttttaattaatatcatttatattattttaatacaatatttGTCACTATCACCgatactaaaaaattaatttaataaaaataatattctttattttatttatataaaattaatatatgtgaaattgTCAAACGACTCAATTAATATTCGAcggaaatattaattttattaatatttctctctcttttttaattTGGATCGAACTTGTATATATGGATAGTCAAATGATTATCTCAAACAACTTCTGatcccaaaattatttttctattttagtaTCATTGTCATAAGACCAAAAATCATGACAAAACGAACAGGAACAAACAAtcattatatttattgtttaaattgaatataaatcTGTCTCCTGAAATCCACATGTACTTGATACAATAGTCATAACTACTACtatttgataattaataaaacatcatcatcatcatgcaATTATTAACGAAAATGAGATAGTCTAAGAATCATTATTAAAAATGCAGTATCCATAAAGCAGTACTATAATTCAAACAAATGAAATGATAACTGTCGTGACTCTAGCTAGCACTTGAACAAAAACAGTTTTGATGTTCACTATGCATGTTATCTTGAATTCATTATCTTCTTTAATTATCTAATTTTAATACGTTTGAGTATTGTTACTCTCATGGGAGTGCGAGAGTCACCCAGATCACTAGAGTGAAGAGAAATTAAACCGAATCATGACTCTATAGACTTTCTCCCATTCAATTACATAGCAATATAGGTCATATGAATTATACAACACATGAAGTCAACATTTTCACACACCTATGATATGATTACATTTCCATGAATAATTGACAAAAATTAGATATATGTGATTTAGTCTAGGAGAATATTAAGGTCATGAACTTCTGATATATAGCTTTCAGTGTGGTCTTCTCCCCAACACTACAATTGAAATTACATCATACAGTGGACCAATCGATTATAAGTAGAAAACATTACAGTATATGTAGAGGAAAATGACAAATTTACAaggaaatatttattaaaaagtgatactcaattaaaaatattttaaatttttttgagatgGTTACCTCCAAGCCAATCTAATTTTGGGACCGTTaatttagttagttagttgtaaTTACCTTTCGTAACAAACTAGTGTATAAGTAGAAGTGTAgaaaactaaagaaaaaaaaaatagagttttgcACACTTAGCAATTTTGGCAGCAAAACAGAGAAAGTTACTTTGTAATCATTTTCATCTAAAATTAGTGATAATTCGAAGTCGGATTCAATCCCTCAGACGTAGAAGTTTAACTCTAAATTAGATTAACAATTCTGTGCGTTTATTTTAGCATTATAAACTTTAAATTCTGTTTAAACTAATTCTTCTATGTTTTagttagaaaatgaaaaacgtTCTTAACATTAATTTGATCAATCtctattttttagttttcatcaatctgcgtttttctgtacaaaatcaaaaacagtcttaatttaattagttattaatCTTGATAAAGTTTTTAATTCTCTTAAGAAGGtataataagaataaataaaaatagttattaacGGTTGAGTTTTCTTAAGATCTCTCAGATTTACTTTCTCAAAAGTGAGAATTATAAACATTACTAACTGTGGCATGTGTTAGTTGATTGTTGTATCATGAGGAATTTGCATTTTCAAGTAAGTGTCCAAAAGTAATGTATTTTCTCTAGCCTTAAATGAATCACATTCTTGGACAGCTTCTAGTTACCTCGGTTAGGGAAGCTCAATAGATAGACTAGTAtacaattttagatttttttataattaatgttatttattttttataaaatcaatttgtaagataattgttaaatgatgtcactttttataaattcttatagatatctttattttttgtcaatgtggaattttagtttttctcaataatatataattaagatttaatataattttaatttctttatcatTAATTAACGAAAGTGATTTTCTTATGTTAAAAGTCGATATTTTTAGTgtatctcatatttttaaactaaaatataacgtaacatacaattctatgatatatAACCATATAGATACATTaattatgtcattaattaaattaaaaatgtgaaaaaattctgaaattgaaaactaaattttttatggTGCTTTATATCAATTTCATGGCTGTTAATCACTCTAAATCATTATATTATATGTCACGTTTTTTAAACCATCTCATATcatcatttttagttaaaaaatttaagtgagAGATCAAAACTATCGGTttttaaaataaggagaccaatttcgtaaataattaaaaatatgatactaaaattacaattaaatctataattaatatatcttttcatataaaaattattatttaattttttcttgatttgTAATATTATTGATGAGAACTTGTTATTATGAAAcgactcaaaaaataaaatatatgtaatttttgttaaaagtgGATTTGTGAATTATATTCGTCTTAGAAAACCAATCAGACTGTCATGTTTGtcaataattaaaacatattaatttaattaacacaatttgaatttgttatattaatttttaatatatataccaTTTTTTACTCAATAGGATAAAATATAAGGCAGAAAATAATTCAGCAGTGTAGCGTTAGAGAGTGACGATGGGTTTGGGTTCAACCCCTGGTACGATATTTTCTTCCTCAAATGGAATGCTTTATTtacaaaagtaaaataattttaccacAAGATACCAACATCAATTGGTTCTATGGTGTAGTGGTTAGCACTCTGGACTTTGAATCCAGCGACCTGGGTTCGACTCCCGGTAGGacctcttttctttttctcacaCGAGTAGTATTTTTCTCACTACATTTTCGAAAAATGAATGAGTTAAAATTCTCCTTCTCTAAATTTGGAATTCGCTATAATTTTGAggatttttttattacaataattAGAAATTTGGAAAAAAGTAGAAGTtgttttaaattctatttttttgttcaaagtttAATAGTAAATTAATCTTATTTTCCTTCCATTTCTCTTACAAACCAAACAAGAATAGTTATCACTCCTTTTTAGCCACATAGAATAGAAAAATTCTAAAGATTATGAAATGAATTGCATACTCTTTTTTACTGTTGTATATAATTGGTATGGCTAAACTTTTACTATATATGATATCCATTTCATAACAAATCATCTCATGAAAACAAAActgtatttgaaaatttgaaagtttgatATTCAAAGCCATCTCTTATAAACCGATATATAAAGTTTCTTAACTACTTGGCCAATTGTAAAATATCCAAGAAAAATAACAaccaaaaatccaaaatatgaTAGAGGTAGAAGGGTGAATCCCATAACCTTCCCAATAGGAGTAAATGGAATTGCAATTCCAATTCCAGATATCACAATAGTAGAGAAAGTCACAGGCCAAGAAGCAATATCCTGAATGAAAGGTATTTTCTCAGTCCTCATCAAATGAACAATAAGTGTCTGCATGAGAAGACCCTCAACAAACCAAGCTGAATGAAAAAACTTCTCATCCACGTAAGCATAAGTCTTGTAATAAAACCAAAGAAACAAAAGTGTTGCCACATCACAGAGAGTGCATACCGGTCCATTCCACAATATGAACATCGGTAAGCCTCTCTCTGACCACTTATGAGGAGTTTTCAAATATTCTTCGTCGATTTTGTCCCAAGGGATGACGATCTGTCCTAAACTGTAGATGAAATTCTGCGTAAGAAGTTGTCGCGAAGTCAAAGGCTCATATTTAAAGAACAATGTTGCTATGAGGAGTGAAATGACACTTCCTAAGTTGGCAATGACTGACATTTTTACATACTTCATTGTGTTGCCAAACGTGAGACGGCCGTGTTCCACTCCCGCGACGAGCACGTTGAGATCTTTCTCTAGTAAGATTATATCTGCCATGTCTTTGGCAATGGCTACCCCTGAATCCACAGAAATGCTTACATGAGCAGCATCTAAAGCTAGTGAATCATTCACACCATCTCCTAAGAAACCAACAACATGGTTTCCTATTGTCTGCAACGATTGCACTACTCGGAGTTTCTGAGTCGGGGTGAGACGAGCTAGCACGGTCGCTCTTTTAACAGTCTCGTGGAATGTGTCTTGATCAAGTTCTTCTAGCTCAGGTCCTGTTATAACATGAGTGGTTTTTATGCCAACTTCTCTGCATACCCTTGTGGTTAAGGAAAGTGAGTCACCTGTTAAAACTTTTGCTTTCACTCCCTTCTCAGCCAAACACCATAGTGCTTGCTTTGCTGAGTCCTTCGGTGGATCGAAAAATGTTATGAGGCCAAGGAATATCATGTCTCTTTCGAAATCATCGTTGCGTCTCTTGCTTCCGTTACTTGTTTCGCAAGTTTGCTGCTGCAATGTCACGGATAAATTTTGAAAAGGTGAAGTTGTAGATATGTGCAGCTTCTTTATAGCTACTGCCATAACCCTTAACCCTTCATTGCTCAATTCTTCTGATAGATTTAAAATCCTCTGATAGTCATCTGAGGAGAAGGTAGAAATTTCGTGTTTATCGAAATTCTCAATAAAAGAACAAACTTTCATGACTTCCAACAATGCTCCTTTTGTTACCATGAACCTGCCAAAGAACTGCGTGTGTCTGTCTTCAGTTTCTAATATAACAGAAACTCTTCTTCTTATGAAGTCAAAAGGAATCTCATCTATCTTCTTCCACTTGGATGGCTGAAATTTGAATCCATTTGCATATACATGTGCCAGAATTGCATCATCCAGAGGATAATTTTGCTCAGTCTTGAAGTATGAATTGAGGAATGCATAGCGTAGAACTTTTTCTTGGGGTAAACCTCTGCAGTCAAGGTGATTAACCAATATTGCATGATTCATTGTAAGGGTTCCTGTCTTATCAATACAAAGAATATCCCTGCAACAATGAGAATATTATAagaatatagaaaaatatttttttccataaaGACACATATTTGCCAGAAAATAAACTTCTGATTATTATATTCCTTGCATATTTGTGGATCTTGTGCTTTCGTTCATTGTTATTAATGATGCTATTAcatccttttctttcttttcatgtTGGTGTTCATTTTTGTATTCTTTGAACGGGCTTCCGGCTGGTGTTGGGATGCTCTACAACTGCAGCACAATACTGCAGCTGTAGAGGATCCAAGTCCCTTACGACAGGTTCAAATATTGATAGATTAGCGCATTTTATCATAAATTGAGCAAGTATCATGAATTCAGTGTCCAAGTCATCAATTagtttattttgaatgtgaattTAGACTTACATTGACCCCATCTCACGTATAGCTGTTAACCTTTTGACTATACATCGGTCTTTAGCCATAGCAAGTGCTCCTTTCGCGAGGGATGTGTTAATGATGAGGGGAAGCATCTGTGGATTGAGGGCAGATGCAACTGAGATGGCGAAGAGACTACTCCTGCTCAAATTAAGCGATGTAGTGTAATCTATCACAAATATAATTGAAACAACTACTAGCATAACCGAAATAAGCAAGTAAAATATCCATCTGAGACCCTTTTCAAAGTCATCTGGTGGCTTCTTCTTCCCGACTTTCGAAAACATGGTGCTCATGTAAGTATTGGATCCAGTTGAAATAACCAACCCTGTTCCAATGCCTGATACCACATTTGTGCCCTGTAATGTTTATATCTATATTACTATTAAGCTGACAACTATGTTTGGAAATTCAACATTTTGAAGGTCACAATTTCTTAGAGATataacaaataacaaaattctaaaataacaaGGTACAACAGTGATTTGAGACATGGATTTGGCTCCTCGTGTAATTTGAACAATCAAATTTAGACAACTTTCGCAATAATTTTAAGTGGTTAACACAATTCAAATAGGTGGTTAATTATGTTCAGTAAATAATTAATGAGTGTCAACACTTAGTATATCCATTAACCATCTGGTGAATGTAATTAACTATCTAGTGAATGTAATTAaccatttatttgaatttcGTTAACCACTTAAAAAGTTGTCGTGAAAGTTGTCTTAAGTTGGTtgtttaaatatcatttatctGTTGTGATTTACATTTCTTAATGCAAAGAACAAGATATAAATTACTCCTAGTATCACCAGAACAAAATAACCTACTTATGGCTCTATAAGGTTCAGTAGAAATTATCTTTGTCAAAATTAGAGAAATAAACTTCTCCTTTCTATTGCTAATCATGACATGAAATATGAATATACTAATACAAAAAGGCAGTGTTAAGCCTACTTCCTTCTAAGGGAAAAAACAATGTTCATTATTCGGTACTTCGTACTCTTAACAGTGGTTGTTGGATAACTCAATGAGGTAGAGATCACTCATCAATGTCAATccattaaagaaataaatatagcaTAATAATACTACTCATCTAAAATTAATACATTCTCTAGCATGatatttttatctataaaatactCTGGTTGGACCTTTTGTGAGATGCAATTCTTAAACTAAATCTATAGTTACCATTAAAACAAAATAGGACAAGGAGTTTGTGTTACTCACCATAAAGCAAATGTTCTTTAAATCTAGTAAAGGAGTGTTGTGATCTTCTCTAACATCGGAAGTTTTGTCGGCTGTCCATGATTCCCCAGTTAGTGAGGCCTGGCTGTTAAGAAGGTAATGAAATCAACAGATGATATTTGGTAAGTTGAAAAGGCAACGGGAGGACACATCTAGATAGAAGTCTCCAATCTATAAAAGGAGTAAATTTTCTTATTGAAGTAAATGTTGTCAATTGTAGATAGTAGAAAAGAGTGATTAGTTCAAACTCTATTACGCTAGTGTTATAGCGCCACTATAGCTGCCCGttatatttaaaacatgtttttttttttttaataacatatcGCAGAACAATAgcaatttattcaaatttttctaTGCTATAATGTTGTAGCCAAtaacattttgtactaaatagaaTATCGTAGAATAATAGCAATTTGTTCATATTCTGTTATGCTATAGCTGCTATTTGACAAGACTGATTGAAGTACCTTACAACAAGGTGTTTTGAAGATAAGAGCCTGACATCTCCCGGAAAGAGGTCCCCAGGTTCAAAAATCACAATGTCGCCTGGAACTACATCCTTGTGATCAACTCGAACTATTAATTCTTTCTGCTCAAATCTACCAGCACATCTTTGAACTTTTATAGGACATCTTAAAAATTCCGAAAGCTTCATCGCTGCTTTTGAGCTTTTGTGTTCCTAAAAAACGCAACAAGATGCAATATTGAGAACATAAATATAAGCTAAAagaaattattcatttattgaaCTTAATCGActaattaaaatgtaaaaataccAGACAGAAACGGAGGATGACACTGACAAAAACCAATACGAGCATGATAAATCCATTTGGATAGTCGAGAGCAATGAATGACATAGAAGATAAAAGAATCAGAATCATATTGAATGGATGGAAAAGAGCATTCCATAGAAGATGCCACCAGCTTGGAAAAGAATACTCGAGTGGAACATTTGGGCCGTTGTCTTGCAGCCTCCTCTCAGCTTCAGTAAAACTTAAGCCTGCAGAAAATTCAAGAACATCTATAATTCAATAGGTGGAAAAATAACACACACAAGAAAACTAGAGGGCAGTGTCTATTTTACCAGAAAACTAGATGACTCTGCTGTCTAGTTTACATGTACATAACAATAACATAGATGTGATTGGATCATTGAACTAATTGGAGTTGGAAATAAACAAAGATAGAAAGTGGTATTTGAATGACTAAAGCCTATCCACTAGCCCGCTTCTAATGTTTTCAATTCCATGTTCTTTTACTTATATCATGGGTTTAAAAAAGGCCGGCGACTGCGATCTGGGCCATAATATCaacattttttgtttctatGACCTCAAATTAGACTACATCAGGCGCAGTTGACAGCAATATCAATGATCACAATGGTAACCACAACTTAATATCTTAGTTGTGCTCTAATCtcactatttttcttttattgagGAAATTTTCCAAACGGTTATACTGCATAGGACAAGCAACACATAATACATGCATTCAAAACACATTTTCTGTTTAGAATTTAATTTCACATATCAGTTGAAAAGATTTTCTCAACACCACTaaatatatgtgatataaaaattctaaaatcaaatgaaaaatattatagaatgCAGATATACTTGCCTCTTTCAGTTGACCTAACATACTCAAAGACCAAGTTTTTCTCAGACTGAGCCAATGTGTATAACCAAGAGTATactttctcttcttcctctgttcTTGTGCCTCCATCAATTTTCCCTGCAATTGAACTCAACCCAGATAAGTTAAACACCAACAAAAATATCCTCAGTACAACATTAACTTCCAAGTTCCAAGAGcctttttgaatttaataatttaaacttATCCACTAAAATTAGAATTTGTAAGATAGATCACACGTTCAACTTATTTTCATAAACTTTGCATGATAAAAAACTTacgaaactaaaaaaaaaaaatgcagaaCTAAAATCATAtctaaacttttattttatatttataaaaataacatttatataagCATAAACGCTTAATTAAATGTAACTAGCATAAGAAGAATGGAAGGTGAATAGAAGATAGGTAAAGCATACTTCCATAGATGAGGCGTCGGAAAAATTGAAAGACTGAATAGAGAAATGGATCTTTATGTGTATTGGGTTTGTTTACAAGAGTTTGGTTAATGGTGGTGGAAAGAGGAAGAGTATAATAATGGTTGTTATTATTAGAGAAAAGGGTGAAAACTTTGGCAATTCCCATAGGAGCATTGAAATAATGGGAGAGGAAGAGATGGATACATAAACATGTTGAAAATATTGAATGGAAGGTAAAGAATTGAAAAAATGAGAAGTATTGCATTTTTGGTGTTTCTCAATGTTTGAGTTATTTACTTACTTATCTTTGTTTCATGACTCTAACTACCATACCACTGACTGGCAGTTAGCTTACTGCTTCATGTGGATATGGCAATTGGCAACACTTGTATATAACTCAATCTTTTTAATACTTATAAAAATTCAATCCAAtcgatttatatttatatttaacttttatttatgcGTACTTACATGTGTGTATTACATCAagtaacatattatatatag
It includes:
- the LOC101491688 gene encoding uncharacterized protein isoform X1; translation: MQYFSFFQFFTFHSIFSTCLCIHLFLSHYFNAPMGIAKVFTLFSNNNNHYYTLPLSTTINQTLVNKPNTHKDPFLYSVFQFFRRLIYGRKIDGGTRTEEEEKVYSWLYTLAQSEKNLVFEYVRSTERGLSFTEAERRLQDNGPNVPLEYSFPSWWHLLWNALFHPFNMILILLSSMSFIALDYPNGFIMLVLVFVSVILRFCLEHKSSKAAMKLSEFLRCPIKVQRCAGRFEQKELIVRVDHKDVVPGDIVIFEPGDLFPGDVRLLSSKHLVVSQASLTGESWTADKTSDVREDHNTPLLDLKNICFMGTNVVSGIGTGLVISTGSNTYMSTMFSKVGKKKPPDDFEKGLRWIFYLLISVMLVVVSIIFVIDYTTSLNLSRSSLFAISVASALNPQMLPLIINTSLAKGALAMAKDRCIVKRLTAIREMGSMDILCIDKTGTLTMNHAILVNHLDCRGLPQEKVLRYAFLNSYFKTEQNYPLDDAILAHVYANGFKFQPSKWKKIDEIPFDFIRRRVSVILETEDRHTQFFGRFMVTKGALLEVMKVCSFIENFDKHEISTFSSDDYQRILNLSEELSNEGLRVMAVAIKKLHISTTSPFQNLSVTLQQQTCETSNGSKRRNDDFERDMIFLGLITFFDPPKDSAKQALWCLAEKGVKAKVLTGDSLSLTTRVCREVGIKTTHVITGPELEELDQDTFHETVKRATVLARLTPTQKLRVVQSLQTIGNHVVGFLGDGVNDSLALDAAHVSISVDSGVAIAKDMADIILLEKDLNVLVAGVEHGRLTFGNTMKYVKMSVIANLGSVISLLIATLFFKYEPLTSRQLLTQNFIYSLGQIVIPWDKIDEEYLKTPHKWSERGLPMFILWNGPVCTLCDVATLLFLWFYYKTYAYVDEKFFHSAWFVEGLLMQTLIVHLMRTEKIPFIQDIASWPVTFSTIVISGIGIAIPFTPIGKVMGFTLLPLSYFGFLVVIFLGYFTIGQVVKKLYISVYKRWL
- the LOC101491688 gene encoding uncharacterized protein isoform X2; the protein is MILILLSSMSFIALDYPNGFIMLVLVFVSVILRFCLEHKSSKAAMKLSEFLRCPIKVQRCAGRFEQKELIVRVDHKDVVPGDIVIFEPGDLFPGDVRLLSSKHLVVSQASLTGESWTADKTSDVREDHNTPLLDLKNICFMGTNVVSGIGTGLVISTGSNTYMSTMFSKVGKKKPPDDFEKGLRWIFYLLISVMLVVVSIIFVIDYTTSLNLSRSSLFAISVASALNPQMLPLIINTSLAKGALAMAKDRCIVKRLTAIREMGSMDILCIDKTGTLTMNHAILVNHLDCRGLPQEKVLRYAFLNSYFKTEQNYPLDDAILAHVYANGFKFQPSKWKKIDEIPFDFIRRRVSVILETEDRHTQFFGRFMVTKGALLEVMKVCSFIENFDKHEISTFSSDDYQRILNLSEELSNEGLRVMAVAIKKLHISTTSPFQNLSVTLQQQTCETSNGSKRRNDDFERDMIFLGLITFFDPPKDSAKQALWCLAEKGVKAKVLTGDSLSLTTRVCREVGIKTTHVITGPELEELDQDTFHETVKRATVLARLTPTQKLRVVQSLQTIGNHVVGFLGDGVNDSLALDAAHVSISVDSGVAIAKDMADIILLEKDLNVLVAGVEHGRLTFGNTMKYVKMSVIANLGSVISLLIATLFFKYEPLTSRQLLTQNFIYSLGQIVIPWDKIDEEYLKTPHKWSERGLPMFILWNGPVCTLCDVATLLFLWFYYKTYAYVDEKFFHSAWFVEGLLMQTLIVHLMRTEKIPFIQDIASWPVTFSTIVISGIGIAIPFTPIGKVMGFTLLPLSYFGFLVVIFLGYFTIGQVVKKLYISVYKRWL